Sequence from the Helianthus annuus cultivar XRQ/B chromosome 13, HanXRQr2.0-SUNRISE, whole genome shotgun sequence genome:
CAACTGGGTCGAAGAGAATCTTCAACATCCGATGCTGAACCATCGTCTTCTGGTGGCAGTAAGTATCTTTTCTTTTAAGCAAAAAGAGAGCTTGTTAATagcaaacgaacacgaacacgaacgcgaaaaagaccttgttcgtgttcatttgttaaggaatatatgtgttcacgaactgttcatgaacacttaccgaacaagattttattttcatgttcgtttgttaaggaaatgaacacgttcgtgtttgtttgttaattttaggcaaagaacgcaaactaatgttcatgaacacaaatggaaacaaactaacacaaacaagcattcatgagcagaatatataataaacttatacttatatattatatttgttggaattttgatgtaattaaataaaatatacaaactaaaaacactaataaactatagaacacaaacgaacacgttaccgaacgttcacgaagaacgtgacctctgttcatgttcgttcattcaactaaacgaacgaaatttcttgtttgtgtttgttcactTATTAAACAAACGGACACAAACGAACTTCTCACCGAACGGTTcgcgaactgttcgctgaacgttcggtttgtTTGCAGCCCTGTTACTAATTACTGGAGTTGAATAAAATGAATCTAGCAGGGCCATCGGGAAGTGAGAGCAAGGGTTCAGAAGGGTCGGTGTTATGCAACAGTATGCAAATGGTGCTGTCGATGGGGTTCAGCTATGTGCAGGCGATGGAAGCTTACAGTATATTTGGAGATGATGTTGATTCGATGGTTTGTTATCTTCTTGAAACCAGCAGCAGGCGCAAAGGCAAGGCTACCGAATAAGAAACAAGAAACGCATTGTGCTTTTGTGTAATAATAACAGCGGCCAGAAGTATTATGTTTATAGGGACTTTTAGTTACTACAGTGGTATTAACGAATAATATGGTGTTGCAAAGTTGTGGAATAATATGCCTTTGTGTGGGTTGAATCTTTGGAAATATTGTGTTTAGTCTCGGCCTCGGCCTCTTTTCTTTCTGTATATGTTTGTGCCTAATCTTACCAATCGCGAGATCTAGAGTTAAAGGCGCATTTAGTTTATCTGATCTCATAACGAATGGCATTGAGGATGATATACAGGGAGATCGATAAGGGTTTTTCGATTGTCAACTAAAATCATAAGCTACTGCGAGTAATGGTTTTAATCTATGTAAACCAAACTGCGAGTAATGGTTTTAATCTATGTAAACCAAAAGTACGATAAATCCGAAATTCTTGGCGTGTTTTGCAACTAGCCAAAAAAGTCAAGGTCGCCCGGCATGCAGGCCAATCACACGACTTCGGACCCGCAGGCCCGCCTCTTGCTAGTTCATCCGCCACCTAGACACACACGCGCCACATGGCACCAGGTAAGAGGGTTTGCGTCACGCCACATCTACAATAACCAAAAGTACGATAAGTACAAAATTTGTCGATTAAAAAAGAATCATATATTCCTTGAAATATAATGATTCATTGTTATAGATATAAAACATTATAAAAAATAAAGAGTAAGAAAATGTTATAAAGTCATATTAAAGTTTAAATCTTTGTGTATCTTTATTATGAATTTATATCATTTCACTAATAaaaatattgtaatatttagTGAGCACCAAACTTCTACCTCAAACTCTACCAAACTTCATATTCATGGTGGTTGGTTAATCACACACATAACCATCATATCATTAAAACACTTCTTTATTAAAACTGTTTGCATATAACTACTTCTCTTTTGTGGACATTTAAAACACCCCTTCCTTGCAACTTTCCCGGTGTACCGGAAAACTGACATGGGGTTAGTTAAGGCGGCGGTTGGCGATGGTGTGTTGACTTTTTTGTGGGTTGTTTGTGCTTCATGTCTTGGTGCTGCTACTTCTGCTATTGCCAAAGCTATTGGCATACAAGGGATGGCTTCACTTTTCATCACAATGTCGCTTGTGTTCATCCTCTTGTTTATATTTGGTGTCATTGCGACGGCGTTAGGTGGCGCTAGTTTTAATCCTACTGGTACTGCCGCCTTTTACGCAGTTGGAGCTAGTGGTGATTCTCTTATCTCCGCTGCAGTTCGGTTTCCTGCTCAGGTAATTGATTGAGTTTTGATCCTTCAGTTTGTTGTTTGTTGAATTGTAAAAGTAATAGTTCAAACTTatggtttgacttttgacttCTAAGGTCAAGGTGTGTATAAGTGAATTGACATCAAAAACTCATAATTGTATTTAAAATGATGAACTTCAAAGGTCAATGAAATTAGTCTTGAACTTCATATTTGACATGGATTCATCAAGTTTTGAAAGGTTGAACCGCATTGTGGACCAAAAGATAACTCCATAGTTAAAAGCAGGGGCAGACCCACATAGAGTTGGTCTGGTCTCTGGACCCCAATGTTTTTTCAAATATTAGTAGATCCGGTATAATAAATTTTCTAAGGACCCCACAAAAataattaggtggacaccatagaaagAAATGGAAAGCTGGTGACGGGTTCAATCCTTGTACAAACTTTTGAACACCAAAAAAACATACAGGCCACAAGCATGTAGGAAAGCACACACAAAGCCACCAACCCAACCATTGTATGCTATGaatttaaactttaaaaaattgcaatgttttttttttccgtTTCCAGTTACATTATATTTTATTGTGTGTTTTCTAATGAGTAAtgattatatatttttgttacaTGTTTCTCGCCCCGTCCCGACCCGAACGATGGCCTACCCGAAAATTTTAACACTTTGTTATGAAAAATTTGAACATCGAAAAAAGTGGACCccattgcaaaaaaaaaaattgggtccaCCACTAGTTAAAAGTGTATGGGTGAGAGTAATTCAGAATGGGTGACCTTCTGGGAAGTTTTCACTAGATTAGCCAAATACAAATATTTGAACTCCTCATGCACAAAGCGTAAGTGTTCTCCTTATGTACACTAGGGGGTCAATAGGATCTGTTGACTCCCATTCAGGAGAATTTGTTAAACTTTTATATATAAAATCTGATTTTTCTAATAAAAAACATGAGTTGGACTCTTAGTTGTAGCTAGTAGAGAAAAGAACCTTATGATGACCCTCTGATTAATGCGTGTACAAAGCCGACAATATTAGTTCTTACACATACAACATGTTCTTAGACAGTAACTGCTCAGTTATGTGATTGAATGGCAATGATGATTCAAACTGTACTCAATCTCTTGACAGGCGATAGGCGCAGTTGGAGGTGCATTGGCGGTTCTCGAATTCATGCCATCGAAATACAAACACATGCTAGGAGGACCTTCTTTGAAAGTAGATATGAATACAGGTGCAATGGCTGAAACCATTTTGAGTTTCACAAGCACCATGTGTGTCCTCTACATCATCCTCAGAGGCCCGAAAAGCATGATTATGAAAAACGGGTTGCTTTCAATGTCGATGATGACACTTGTATTCTTCGGTCGAGGTTATACCGGTCCTTCAATGAATCCTGCTAATGTAAGTTTAACAAATTCATTCTTTTTAATCTTTTTTGTTTTGAATGATGCAAACTACCATGTATGAAATGATTTAGTTGCTTATTAAAATTGTTTATCTGCTTGTTGCTCACACAAACGAGGGCGGAACTAAGAGCATCCACAATGCTAAAGGATTCGGATACCAACAAACGTGTCATCTCAACTGTCACATCAGATTTCAAACATCACTAagaaaacctttttttttcttttctgcaACACTACATCCTTTTTCAAACACcactttttatataaaaaatacttAAATAATATTGTTTGTGTGTGTGGAGCCCACTATCTAGAGATTTGGGTCAAGGGGTCCGCCTACCCCCTTTTACTAAAATTGATTAGACGAGAGCCACAACGTCAAAGATTTGGAATGGGGGAAGTTTGGAATTTCCAAACGCTGACACCAAGGTAGCGTTGGAGCTACTATAACTAGGTCAAAGGGTCCGCCAACCCCCTTTAACTAGAATTCATtggatttcttttttttttttaaaaaaaaactccgAGTTCTCTTAAGAACATGTGTTTGGTCACTTAGTTGTAGTCAGTTGAGAAGAGAACTGTATTATAATTCTCAATCAGCAAGTTTTGGTTCTATCATTGCACATAACCAATATTACGGAATACACAAAGGGCATTTAGTAATTTTTATTACTAgtaaaagtgtaaaatacaatattccTTAACGTGCGATGATACGATAtgaaattacgcatgttataaaacTTAAAACCCAAATCACGCATGAACAAAAAAACCATAATCAGGCATGAAGAAAAATCATAATCACGCATAGTTAGGATTTTTGTTCATGCATGATTAAGGTTTTGAgtttataacatgcgtaatttcaTATCGTACAATCGCacgttaaggaatattgtacgTTAACATTCCTCTTTATTACTAAAATTCTAATCTTACAACTGGATAAGGCGTTTCATGTCATCTTGTAGGCATTTGGAT
This genomic interval carries:
- the LOC110898128 gene encoding aquaporin SIP1-2, which produces MGLVKAAVGDGVLTFLWVVCASCLGAATSAIAKAIGIQGMASLFITMSLVFILLFIFGVIATALGGASFNPTGTAAFYAVGASGDSLISAAVRFPAQAIGAVGGALAVLEFMPSKYKHMLGGPSLKVDMNTGAMAETILSFTSTMCVLYIILRGPKSMIMKNGLLSMSMMTLVFFGRGYTGPSMNPANAFGWAYVNNRHNTWEQLYVYWISPFVGAISASWIFRFLFPPPPKVKSA